The Loxodonta africana isolate mLoxAfr1 chromosome 6, mLoxAfr1.hap2, whole genome shotgun sequence genomic interval ttgtgcaaaatgtcactgtaagttgggactgacttgatggaacctaacaacaccattgagcacctgctgtgtgctaaATCTGTGGCGTCATCAGTTTGGGGACCTAGCATACAGAAATTTCAAGAAGCATATTTTACAGAATTGCTGATTTATGCCCTGCTTGGAATCAGGTGCAATGCTTTCAAAACACAGAAGAGAGACCCTTTCTACCTTTAAGAAACTTACACTGTGATCATTCAGGTTATTATTTGTTTAAAACTAATTGTAGGATACATGCTGGGCTCCACAGGTGAGGTAGATTCCACCAGTTCTGCACAAGCTGGCCGTTCTACCACCAGAGCCCAGTGGGGCAATTCTCTGCTTTTCTGCCTCAGGGATTTCTCAGATGACTTCAGAGCCTGCTCATCCCATAGCCAGGGCATAGCACAAGGATGAGGAGAGTTATTGCTCCTAAATGTAACCCCAAACCAGTGAGGCACACAGCCAGTGGCTAAATGCTACACTTCCCACACTTCAGAATAACAATTCCGGGAGGCTCTTAAGCCTCCCATTTATTAAGTCTGTACACATCTCTGAGGTCCCAATGAAACCAAGCCCCTCATGTCCTAGAtctgagaccttcatttgcctctcctccttccctgtctcacttTCTCTCCTCCCTCACTCTTTCTTCCTAGGACCACCTCCCAAGTATTAAGCCACTTGCACCCAAGTTCCTATCTCAGGTTCTTACATCCAAACGAAGACAGAATACCTTACTATGAGCACAGAAGTTgagacaaaatatattttttcaacagCAAAGAAAGTCATGAAAAACAAGCTCTGGGCCTGTGTCACAGCTTTAGCATTACGTCTGGGCAACCGAGAGACTCTCTTGACACTCTGAGCATTGATTTTTCCCATCTAAACAATGATGGATGGACTAAAGGAACGTGTAAGTTCCCTCTCATTCTGTGATTCCGTGATAATGGAAGCTATGTGTTTCCCTCTTACACAGTCCTTAACCACTAACTGATGACAAAAATAAAGCGAACTTTGCTTCATTAGGTTCTCTGGGTGACTCAACCACTAgcagaaagtttggtggttcaaacccacccagaggcacctcagaagacaggcctggtgatctgcttttgaaaagtcacagccttgaaaaccctatagagcagttctactctgcacacacggggtcaccatgacttggaatcaactagatggcaaataGCAATAACAACTGTCTCATGACTTCTCTCACATCACTCCAATCCCAAAGCCATAAGACTTACAGATTTTTTTCCACTAGGGATGTTTCAGACTTTTTAGATGTTCCCCAACCTGATAGCATGCAATAGAAAAGTTCTCTCAACAGAAAAGTTCAAATTTCTACCTTATTGAAAGGCTACTGAGGTTATTTAAGCTCTCTAAATTTGCATTCTCTTTGCatcaaatgttatggattgaattgtatcccccaaaaagatatgttaaagtcctaactcctatacctgtgaatgtgaccttatttggaaatacggtctttggagatgttatcagttagttTTACATCAGGTCATACCCCAGTGGGGTGGATCCTGATTCAATATATGTACTGTCCTTAGaaaagagcagacagagagataCACAGAGGGAAGAATGCCATGTGAAAAAGTATCTACAAACCAACAACAccaggggctaccagaagctggagaaaCACAAAAGgttcttcctctagagccttcaAAGAGGGCATGGCCCTACTGATACTCTAATCTTGGACTCCCAGCCCCCACACTGTAAAGCAATAGATTTCTATTCTTataagacacccacttgtggtatcttgATATGGCATCCCTAGGAAACTAGTACATCAGAATAATTAAATACCTTTACCAATTTCCTCTTCATTCCAGCCCAGATCTCTCTTCCAAGTTTCAGCCAAAATCTCCATACATACATGCATCCCACCACAACAGTTTTCACTTAaatgatgctcaataaatgttcattgtCTACCGTAATGTACCTTTCAATGTGTAAGACTTAGAATCATCACAATTTTTGAAACAGCAAGGGAGAAATTGCCTTGATACAATAGTGGTTTACAaccttattttttgtttgtactACAGGAAGCATAAATTCAGTTAAAGTGAATATCCAGATTtttgcagaaaaaaaataaaattaggccTAAGAGATATTTTCActtcctttaaaataaaattaaaaaaaaattaaaatctcagGCATAACGTGGAGACCACCATCCCccgcacacatacacactgctGACCAAACCCCCAAGGGGAGCCATACCTCTGGGTCCAGGTATTTTAGCTGTGTTCACTGCCGCCATGGACATGTATTCACTGTTAGGTTCATGCACAATGGACTGATACTTCTGAAAGAAAAAACACCAGAAATGTGGTTTATCATCTGTCTGTCTCATCTCCATCCctggttttttctgttttctattctttCTTGGAAGTGGTGTGTGTCTCATCTCCATCCctggttttttctgttttctattctttCTTGGAAGTGGTATGTGACAAAAAGCATTAAAACGTGACTTAGGCTCCTGACTTTAGGCTAAATAGAACATTTCTGGAAAGAGCTTTAAATAACAAGAGCTTTCTGCTGAACTTCCTCCTCATTTTTACCTTTATGTTCCTTCCCCAATAGACATGAGTCATGGACCCTATCTTactctcttttttctttaccTCTCTTTTCAGATTCGAGTTTGGCACAGACAGACATACTGTCTGGCCAATGAGCACACTGTGGATATACTTGAATATTAACACACTTGCATAACATGGCAGATTGACAAATTATTTGATTGAGAACCTAGAATGtgaaagaaaggagccctggtggtgcagtggttaaagcacttggctgctaaccaaaaggtcagtggttcaaatccaccagccactcgtcaggagaaagacatggcagtctgctttgtaaaggtgtacagcctcggaaaccccacagggcacttttattctgtcttacagagtcactaagagtcagaatcaactccacagccgtgggtttttggtttaatataaaagattaaaaagaatatTCTCCAGGACAGagaggttattgttgttgttgtattgctGTTTTATCTTTCTGAGTAGGTTTTCTGTGGTTTTCTTTAAAAGCAAGGGGTATTACCATTTATCATGTGAAAAAAAAGGCAATTTCTTTCTCAGCTGCTCATGGCAGCTTGTACAACTTTTTCACTGATTGTTTTTATCTTACCAGTTGAGTGAAACTTATAGCTAATTGTTTCATCTTTGCCTTGACTCTTAGGAAGCTTAGATTCAAATTTACAGCCCACCtataataacttttaaaaattatagccaTCTCTTTTTATGCTTTGACCTCCCTCTTTATcgtttaaaaataacaataataacatatCTTACTGTTGGCCATGCAGTCCTTTTGGCAGTGAAATGATCTATTaaaaatagataatttttttaatagatcattttaaataattattaaaaataaataattaagctTCCATTCCAAAGTATTATTTACTAggtgtatcttaaaaaaaaaaatcttagggaAAAGGAATTGGCTACCTGGTGATCCCATGACTTTGGCATGGGCAATGTGTACTTTTAATGAGGAAGCAATCATTGATATTCCTCAGAAAGAAGaagcaagaaaaaatagaatttgcTTACCTTTTTTGTAAGCCAACAAATAAATATACATCCAAAAACGTAGAGTACAACAGAAGCTGCACATATGATGGGCAACCAGAGCTTCAGTTGGCAGCAAAGCTGTGATTCTGGGTTggaaaaaaaggtaagaaaaaaaatctgagaatCACATTTCCTTTTTCAGTGCTGAATCACAAATCTCTTACCAAGATTAGAAGTTATTTAATCAAATGGAGATTTTCTTCATTACGGTAATgttcttcaataaatggtaactAGCATCATCATCTTAGTATTACAGCAAGCTGCCAGAAACTAAAACCTAAAAGACTCTATGTTTTCACTCTATACACTTCTGTGTACGTGTATATTTAGAAATGGGGTTAATAGAAAGCAATTTTCTGTCTCCATTTTTGCAAACCAGTAAGTAGGAAAAATATTATTATGTTTCAATCATCTCACTCCATTACACAACCCCAGCACAAATCCAAAATTATAAACCTTAGGTGAACAGAGGAAAAAGCCATTAAGCCATGGGTTTGTGTATttgtcttaatttctttttctgatttttatggGGATATGTGTTTTAAAAACAGCACGAGTTATTTCTAACTCAGCAGTCTCTATGATTAAACTGGATATTAGTTACTAACAATAATTATTAGTAATAAATTGTCCCTTGCATAGTTGTATCATAAATGATTGCCTTTAACTGCACCCAAATGAACTCCAACATAAAACCCaccaccatcgagtcaattccaacttgtagccaccctataggacagagtagaagtctcacttgggtttccaagactgtgaacctttactgaagcagactgccacatattcctcccgcggagcagctagtgggattgaaccatcgacctttgagttggcagccaagcacttgaacCAGGGCGCCACCGCAGCTCAGACCCCCAACATAAAAGATGCTTATTTGTTTAATTATTTTCATTAGTGATAAAAATTGTCaaaatgtgtgtgtattcttAAACTAGGAAGATAAAAGCAATGCCTTACCATAAACATGCAAATATTCTGCACTGAGAGTCTCTACACGATAAGGAGGAGGATCAAAAATTACTAGTTGGCAAAAGTAGTAGCTGGCATGGGAGCTGTTCAAGTTATAGAGAAAAAACGAGACGCTGTTATTGGATAACTGACAGAACTCCAGATTCTTAACGGTGGACACCGTGTTTCCACTTTCCTTCGTTTTGGTGAGCTCGCAGAGTAATTGCCCCCCTTTCAGCAACCGCATTTTAAATTGCTGGATAGTCTCAGGGTGTTTACATATAATTTGCACACCTCCGTTGTGAAATGCGAACATCTCAGGCTTAGCAGAATCATTTATTTCTCCtggacaaaaagaaagaaaacaaagcaaaaatgacattttaagaATACATTGCTGTAATAATTATATTTGAATCCAAAGGTAATTTCTTTCTGTAAAGTTACCTCTATTgcaccaaaatgaaagaacttaactttcaaaaataaagaacatGGCAAAAGGTAAGACTGCGCCCTAGAAACCTAACCAGCAACTTGCTTATCATATACGCATataatcaaaaaaaagaaaaaaaactcattgccttcaagttgattctgacccatagtgaccctataggaaagagtagaattgccccataaggtttccaagaagtggcctgtggattcgaactgccacacttttggttagcagcctgagctcttaagcactgtgccaccagggctccaaatgcatATAAAATATGTAATTTATTAAATACTGTATTAACATACTATGAATCAGACAGATGTGGCCCCTGCCTTTTAGGAGCTTTTATATTTGagatggatattaaaaaaaaaaaaaaaaacacgtagtAATTCTCTACGGAAAGAACAGAGTACTACTCAAATAAATGTAGCAGGGTTGGAATGAGTTCTAATTTCCTTTGGAGAATCAGAGAAATGCCTCTTCGAGGAAGTGACTTTTAAATTCAGACTGAAGAATGAGTAGCACTTAGTCACACAAGGGGAGATTTAAGAAAAGCATgtagtttaggaaaaaaaaaaaaaacttctaaaggTACCGTACAGCTTAAACTAAAAACGAATGattgtatataaacatatatttatattaCCCTCTCCTGACGGagagcatggagccctggtggcccactgGTTAAGAacatgtttgctaaccaaaaggtcagcagttcaaatccaccagctgctccttggaaaccctttgtcttccttttttccttaatATACAAAATTTCTATCCTGAAATTGGGGGGAAATTATTTGCATGACAGCTTTTTACCCAAGATTTGAAATCTCTGATTTTACTCTTGAGACTACTACATAGCAAGTGTAAAGagtttttacagaaaaaaatttccagTCCTCCAATGAAATACaaattcttttttatacttttggTCTATGTCTTTAAGAGATATACTTGTTTTAtgtagtaaacaggctattgtcATTTAGTGTTATATCATAAGCATGATTCTTTTTACATAGTcatcataatttttctttttaatgaccatatAATGTACCATATGTCGATCCATCATAATTTGTTAAACCATTCCATTAATGTTGGATATTGAGGCCATTTTCAACAGTTAGCCTTTATGTAAACACTATGAAAACTGGTCAAATGTTTAAAGATTACTATAACACTCTGTATTTCCATATTTCTTTCTGAAAGCACTAACCAATTTATAAAAGGACAAGCAATATGCAAGAGGGTCCATTTGCCACaattctgtttgtattagttGCCTTAATTTTATTTATGATTCATAACTAATGTTTATTCTTCTGAATACTctaggcctaaaaaaaaaaaaaaaaaaaagcctagaggGGATAAATTTTCAGTTTGGGGATTTAATCCTGAACTATAAGGACAAGTGTTCTAATGTTCAGTTCTGGCAGTTCAAATTATTCAAACTAATTCCCATACCGATAACAACCAAATGCTGAACAAAATGTCAAATTATCAGGTTAAATTTGAGGAGGAAGCCAGAACCTAGATAGATGAGCAGAGCTTAGATGCTGCTTTTACGCTGAGAGCTGATCTCCCAAATTCAAACTTTTGCTTTGATATCTCAACTCTCAGAGTCTTTAAAGCGAGGAATCTAATAAGAGATTGTGATtgttaaagttgtgtgttgacttggctgagccatgattctcagtggtgtggcagtctgcttagtcttaaagatgttgacgactctgcttccagtagtaaagagggcagtGCTAAACCATGGCAtaaggtggcaatagaaatatgcaaaatatcaccgtCAATAGATCAtgtattggtgaaaggcgaggctctgggtgatcacatgtgagATACCATTCTACAATTTTGTTATAATAAGAATTATAAGGAAGCTCGTTAGTTGGTCTTAT includes:
- the ICOS gene encoding inducible T-cell costimulator isoform X2, which translates into the protein MKSDIWYFFLFCFQLEVLRGEINDSAKPEMFAFHNGGVQIICKHPETIQQFKMRLLKGGQLLCELTKTKESGNTVSTVKNLEFCQLSNNSVSFFLYNLNSSHASYYFCQLVIFDPPPYRVETLSAEYLHVYESQLCCQLKLWLPIICAASVVLYVFGCIFICWLTKKKYQSIVHEPNSEYMSMAAVNTAKIPGPRDVPFNLELSGPQA
- the ICOS gene encoding inducible T-cell costimulator isoform X1 produces the protein MKSDIWYFFLFCFQLEVLRGEINDSKMFAFHNGGVQIICKHPEAIQQFKMQLLKGRQILCELTKTKKSGNMVSTVKNLEFCQPQLTNNSISFFLYNLDSYHASYYFCQLIIFDPPPYRVETFSGEYLHVHGEINDSAKPEMFAFHNGGVQIICKHPETIQQFKMRLLKGGQLLCELTKTKESGNTVSTVKNLEFCQLSNNSVSFFLYNLNSSHASYYFCQLVIFDPPPYRVETLSAEYLHVYESQLCCQLKLWLPIICAASVVLYVFGCIFICWLTKKKYQSIVHEPNSEYMSMAAVNTAKIPGPRDVPFNLELSGPQA